CCGTAACCGCTTCCTCTGCCGGCGCCGGCGGCTCGCTCTCGCGCAAAGGCTCCAGCGGTGATTCTCGCAGCCAATCGGGCAGGGCCTCGGGCGGAATCTCTTCTTCCGTGATGAGGACCTCGCTCTCCGGCGCGGGCGCCGGCATCTCCTCCGGCGACGGGATTTTGACCACCCGCGCAGGCAGCGGAGAGCGATCGCCAAACAGTTTCTGCGCCACGTTGTTCTCGGGGTCTATGTCCTGCGCCAGTTGGAGCAGGGCGCGGCCTTCGCTCTCCCGTTCGCCGCGCAGGCCGATTTCCCCCAGGATGAGGTTGGCCTTCAAGCAGTGGGGGTACTGGGCCAGAATCTCCTCGCAGACTTTGACGGCCTCCTTGCGTTGGTCGGAACGCCAGAGGGCTTCCGCCAGGGCCACCTTGATGTCCACCAGGTCGGGGTTCTGCTCCAGAAGGGTGCGGAACTCCTGGATGGCCTGGCGCCACAGGCCGCTGCGTGCGTACAGCCGCGCCACCGCCGCCGAGGTCAGTTTCAAACGGGCGCGCGCGCCTTCCCCACGCTGCGCCTGGAGGCGCTGCAACTCCTTGCGAAGTTCGGCATTCCCCGGCGACAGTTCATACGCCCGCTCCAGGTGCCAGATGGCCAGGTTCAGGTTGCCTTGCTTCTCGTGGGCCACGGCAATACCCACCCGCGAGAACAAATCTTCCGGGTCGCAGGCCAGGGCGCGGGCGAACAGTCCATGCGCTTCTTCGTACTTGCCTTTCTCCAAACAGGCTTCACCCAGGATGCGGTAAGTCTGGAGGTGTTTGGGATACAAGCGCAACAGGTGGCGGCCCATGGCGATGGCTTGATCGTACTGGCCTTCGGCCACCAGGCGCCGCATCTCCTCGCCATAGGATTGAAGCGTTACCTCTGGCATCGCGCTACCTCCACATGATTCTCGCTGCCCGCCCTATTATGCGGCCCTTTGGGCGAAAAGTCAACCGCAACCGTCGGCGGACTCGGTTCCAAACCCTGTTGGTCGCGGCATGGGTACAGGCGCGACGCACTCGCGAAAGCACGTCGCGCTTTGCTCGCCAGCACAATATTGAATCTCGCTACTCCAATAGAACACTCGCATCTTCAGTTCGGCCCGTCAGAACAGGGGGCCGCTAGACGTAGGGCAAATTGGCAATTTGCCCTACGATGGCCGCCGAGAGAGCAGCGCCAACCGAATGTGCGACCTCCCGATGGGCCTCCTGGCGCTGTGTTACCGCATCGTGCGTTCTTATGAAAAAGCGAGCGTGAGTAGAACCGCAACCGTCGGCGCATCGGGCGGCGCTGCCTACAGCCCGTGCGCCCCGCGCACCGCGCGGATCAACGCCGCGAGCAAGGGTTCCGGGCGCGGCGATGGCCCCAGGGGATCCAGGTCGCCCTCCTCCGGAAGCCCCAGCAGGGCGCGGCAGGTGTTGTAGATGGCGCGGGGCAGCACCTCCGGGTGATACCCGCCCTCCAGCGTGAACACGAGCCGCCCGCCGCACAGTTTCTTCGCCATCCGCGCCAATTCCCGACCGACCCAGGCGTACCCCCGCAGAGAAAGCGCCAGCGAGGCCAACGGGTCG
The window above is part of the Chloroflexota bacterium genome. Proteins encoded here:
- a CDS encoding tetratricopeptide repeat protein, whose translation is MPEVTLQSYGEEMRRLVAEGQYDQAIAMGRHLLRLYPKHLQTYRILGEACLEKGKYEEAHGLFARALACDPEDLFSRVGIAVAHEKQGNLNLAIWHLERAYELSPGNAELRKELQRLQAQRGEGARARLKLTSAAVARLYARSGLWRQAIQEFRTLLEQNPDLVDIKVALAEALWRSDQRKEAVKVCEEILAQYPHCLKANLILGEIGLRGERESEGRALLQLAQDIDPENNVAQKLFGDRSPLPARVVKIPSPEEMPAPAPESEVLITEEEIPPEALPDWLRESPLEPLRESEPPAPAEEAVTAAEAAPEAPAPSPEEVETEEGIPDWLRRIRERQKEEETQAAGPVGEVQEEVPEWMADLGQEEAVSEAPPTEELEELPLGEEEAQAAVSEEGIPDWLKQLEAEAGIAEGAPAAEAAPPEPLPEWLVGEPEAAPPEVSEPTEIDLEALLAEAGLAQTPAAEEVAEAAPEAPAPAAEEVAEAAPEAPAPAA